From the genome of Streptomyces sp. V1I1, one region includes:
- a CDS encoding DUF937 domain-containing protein translates to MSVPRAAASSTAARLSSSAPHAWDVLTELGDDKLQEIAGLLGTDAAGAQSVVESTVSAMSGGLQEKAAAPEEAEEVRHAVAEVSAASSEPPLEGAATLGGRLGGLISGVLGKMSRPVAEAVSKKTGIPAKSVTRAIEVLIPVVLAVLTKRGKGQGRGAEGSSGRGRVGRPVGHILGGGAKK, encoded by the coding sequence GTGTCCGTGCCCAGGGCCGCCGCCTCGTCGACCGCCGCGCGGTTGTCGTCCAGCGCCCCTCACGCGTGGGATGTCCTGACCGAGCTCGGCGACGACAAGCTCCAGGAGATCGCCGGGCTGCTCGGAACGGACGCGGCCGGCGCGCAGAGCGTCGTGGAGTCGACGGTCTCGGCCATGTCGGGCGGCCTGCAGGAGAAGGCGGCCGCGCCGGAGGAGGCGGAGGAGGTACGCCATGCCGTCGCGGAGGTCTCGGCCGCGTCCTCGGAGCCACCGCTGGAGGGCGCGGCCACACTGGGCGGCAGGCTCGGCGGGCTTATATCCGGGGTGCTCGGCAAGATGAGCAGACCGGTGGCCGAAGCGGTCTCGAAGAAGACGGGCATCCCTGCGAAGTCGGTGACCCGTGCGATCGAGGTGCTGATCCCGGTGGTGCTAGCGGTCCTGACGAAGCGCGGCAAAGGGCAAGGCCGGGGCGCCGAGGGCAGCTCAGGGCGAGGGCGGGTTGGGCGACCTGTTGGGCACATCCTGGGCGGCGGCGCGAAGAAGTAG
- a CDS encoding serine/threonine-protein kinase yields MSNYGGSPHGNGEPTSFTLRPPQPDAPHPHPAPAPHRLPQQGAPQAGAPYAAPTQQAAQPQADAADPGAGRLIAGRYRLLAKLGHGGMGTVWRAEDATVGREVAVKEPRVPDHLPGRERANAFERMRREARAAARLDHPAVVNVHDVAVEDGQPWIVMELLQGHSLGAVLQEGTLGTREAARIGLQVLGALEAAHQAGILHRDVKPDNVLLGRHDRVVLADFGIAQIEGETSLTDTGGFIGSPEFIAPERVLGQRPGPASDLWSLGVLLYAATEGVSPFRRGNTPATLQSVLNTTPAAPGATQGPLAQAINGLLLKDPSQRLSADRVRRLLEEAAAPPPPAPTVVHSPSSGERGSQGVILSRKTLLGAGGAVVAAFVAMALVLTNPFAGDTDQGDKWKQKTEKQLGATLSVPDPYKRLHPTESNGNEDWIRYEDPSGALWIRLDLTRKDDELNKIAGTAAAEAYDDAETFRESGSTKLDIGSDSELKMQTKSDIAYKGQKAATNSGTFIDTLDSANPTPREFRIFYYKTKSGDMYRLTVIYPGKGDLTERGREVAERTIQELDITKL; encoded by the coding sequence ATGAGTAACTATGGGGGATCCCCTCACGGGAACGGTGAGCCGACGAGCTTCACACTGCGGCCGCCTCAGCCCGACGCACCCCACCCCCACCCCGCCCCCGCGCCGCACCGCCTGCCACAGCAAGGCGCTCCACAGGCCGGCGCGCCGTACGCCGCGCCGACGCAACAGGCAGCGCAGCCGCAGGCGGACGCTGCGGACCCCGGTGCGGGGCGGCTGATCGCCGGACGATACCGGCTGCTGGCCAAGCTGGGCCACGGCGGCATGGGAACCGTGTGGCGAGCCGAGGACGCGACGGTCGGCCGCGAGGTAGCCGTCAAGGAGCCCCGGGTCCCCGACCACCTTCCCGGGCGCGAACGTGCCAACGCCTTCGAGCGGATGCGCCGCGAGGCCCGGGCCGCAGCGCGGCTCGACCACCCCGCGGTGGTCAACGTGCACGACGTGGCTGTCGAGGACGGTCAGCCCTGGATCGTGATGGAGCTGCTGCAGGGCCACTCGCTCGGAGCTGTCCTTCAGGAGGGCACGCTGGGCACGCGCGAGGCCGCTCGAATCGGCCTGCAGGTGCTCGGCGCCCTGGAGGCTGCCCATCAGGCCGGCATCCTGCATCGCGACGTCAAGCCTGACAACGTCCTGCTCGGGCGTCACGACCGCGTGGTCCTCGCCGACTTCGGCATCGCCCAGATCGAGGGCGAGACCAGTCTGACCGACACCGGCGGTTTCATCGGATCACCGGAGTTCATCGCGCCGGAGCGGGTACTGGGCCAGCGCCCCGGACCGGCCAGCGATCTCTGGTCGCTCGGCGTGCTGCTGTACGCGGCGACGGAGGGCGTTTCCCCCTTCCGGCGGGGCAACACCCCTGCCACCCTGCAATCCGTTCTCAACACCACCCCGGCTGCGCCGGGGGCCACCCAAGGCCCGCTCGCGCAGGCCATCAACGGCCTGCTCCTCAAGGACCCGTCCCAGCGGTTGTCCGCGGACCGAGTTCGCCGGCTTCTGGAGGAGGCCGCCGCGCCCCCGCCGCCTGCGCCGACGGTGGTGCACTCCCCGTCGTCGGGCGAACGTGGCAGCCAGGGCGTGATCCTGAGCCGGAAGACGCTGCTCGGCGCGGGCGGCGCGGTGGTCGCCGCGTTCGTCGCCATGGCCCTCGTCCTGACCAACCCGTTCGCCGGGGACACCGATCAGGGCGACAAGTGGAAGCAGAAGACGGAGAAGCAGCTCGGCGCGACGCTGTCGGTGCCCGACCCCTACAAGCGGTTGCATCCGACGGAGTCCAACGGCAACGAGGACTGGATCCGGTACGAGGACCCGAGCGGCGCCCTCTGGATCCGGCTGGATCTGACCCGCAAGGACGACGAACTGAACAAGATCGCCGGCACCGCAGCTGCTGAGGCATACGACGACGCCGAGACGTTCCGCGAGAGCGGCAGCACCAAACTCGACATCGGCTCCGACTCCGAGCTGAAGATGCAGACGAAATCGGACATCGCATACAAGGGGCAGAAGGCCGCCACGAACTCGGGCACCTTCATCGACACCTTGGACAGCGCCAACCCCACCCCGCGCGAGTTCCGCATCTTCTACTACAAGACCAAGTCCGGCGACATGTACAGGCTGACGGTGATATACCCGGGCAAGGGTGATCTGACGGAGCGGGGCCGCGAGGTCGCCGAGCGGACCATCCAGGAGCTGGACATCACCAAGCTCTAG
- a CDS encoding DUF397 domain-containing protein — MVSSEHTVSDSSTLTGWFKSSYSGGGQGECLEVARGYAGVPVRDSKAMNGPALVFSADGWAVFIAAVGSGELPE; from the coding sequence ATGGTCAGCAGTGAGCACACCGTCTCTGACTCGTCCACCCTCACCGGGTGGTTCAAGTCCAGCTACAGCGGCGGCGGCCAGGGCGAGTGCCTGGAGGTCGCGCGTGGCTACGCGGGCGTGCCGGTGCGGGACAGCAAGGCGATGAACGGGCCTGCGCTGGTGTTCTCGGCGGATGGGTGGGCGGTGTTCATCGCAGCCGTGGGGAGCGGCGAGCTGCCCGAATGA
- a CDS encoding sugar phosphate isomerase/epimerase, whose product MTVKQLTLPELTEACVRLGIPGVGLWREPVRAYGVDAAAKLVHDAGLAVTSLCRGGFFTAIDPAERARALADNRTAIDEAAALGTDTLVLVSGGLPAGSRDLPGARERIADALSVLAPYAGERGVRLAIEPLHPMYAADRCVVSTLTQALDLAERFPAAQVGVVVDTYHIWWDEAAPAAVARAGVSGRIHVFQLADWTTPLPTGVLNGRGQLGDGAIDMREWRERVEAAGYGGAIEVELFNEGLWARDGEEVLEETAGRYLDCVFR is encoded by the coding sequence ATGACGGTGAAGCAGCTCACCCTCCCCGAACTCACCGAGGCATGCGTACGACTGGGCATCCCGGGGGTGGGCCTGTGGCGCGAACCGGTCCGGGCGTACGGAGTCGATGCGGCGGCGAAGCTCGTACACGACGCGGGGCTTGCGGTCACCAGTCTGTGCCGCGGTGGCTTCTTCACCGCGATCGACCCGGCGGAGCGGGCCCGCGCCCTGGCCGACAACCGCACGGCGATCGACGAGGCGGCGGCGCTCGGTACGGACACCCTGGTCCTGGTCTCGGGCGGCCTCCCTGCGGGCAGCCGCGACCTGCCGGGCGCGCGGGAGCGCATCGCGGACGCGCTGTCGGTACTGGCTCCCTACGCGGGAGAACGGGGCGTACGGCTGGCGATCGAGCCGCTCCACCCGATGTACGCGGCGGACCGGTGCGTGGTGTCGACGCTGACGCAGGCGCTCGACCTCGCCGAACGCTTCCCGGCGGCGCAGGTCGGCGTGGTGGTGGACACGTACCACATCTGGTGGGACGAGGCGGCGCCGGCCGCGGTGGCGAGGGCGGGCGTGTCGGGCCGTATCCACGTGTTCCAACTGGCGGACTGGACAACGCCGTTGCCGACGGGAGTGCTGAACGGGCGGGGCCAGCTCGGGGACGGTGCGATCGACATGCGCGAGTGGAGGGAACGGGTGGAGGCGGCGGGGTACGGGGGCGCGATCGAGGTGGAGCTGTTCAACGAGGGGCTGTGGGCGCGGGACGGGGAGGAGGTGCTGGAGGAGACGGCGGGGCGGTACCTGGACTGCGTGTTCCGATGA
- a CDS encoding dihydrodipicolinate synthase family protein — MTIRLPHGVYEPRTEPAVFARAAALASRTVFSAAHVVADPYADASPDSPAAVDWDATLAFRRHLWSHGLGVAEAMDTAQRGMGLDWAGAAELIRRSAAEAKAVGGRIACGVGTDQLGSGGGSLTQVRAAYEEQLALVEDTGAQAILMASRALASAARTPDDYLSVYSHLLRQASEPVILHWLGPMFDPALEGYWGFADLDAATSVLLDVVAAHPDKVDGIKISLLDAQSEIDLRRRLPQGVRCYTGDDFNYPELIAGDERGFSHALLGIFDPLGPLAAQAVRILDTGDVAGFRKLLDPTVELSRHLFETPTRFYKTGVVLLAWLAGHQSHFTMVGGLQSARSLPHLCRAYELADGLGLFPDPGMAETRMKSLLTMYGVAQ; from the coding sequence GTGACGATCAGGCTCCCGCACGGGGTGTACGAACCCCGCACCGAACCGGCCGTGTTCGCCCGTGCGGCCGCACTTGCCTCTCGTACGGTCTTCTCCGCGGCGCATGTCGTGGCCGACCCGTACGCCGACGCGAGCCCCGACTCGCCCGCAGCCGTCGACTGGGACGCCACGCTCGCCTTCCGCCGCCATCTGTGGTCGCACGGCCTCGGCGTCGCGGAGGCGATGGATACGGCGCAGCGCGGGATGGGTCTGGACTGGGCGGGCGCGGCGGAGCTGATCCGGCGCTCGGCGGCCGAGGCGAAGGCGGTGGGCGGCCGGATCGCGTGCGGGGTGGGCACGGACCAACTCGGCTCCGGCGGCGGTTCGCTGACGCAAGTGCGCGCGGCGTACGAGGAACAACTGGCGCTCGTCGAGGACACCGGCGCGCAGGCGATCCTGATGGCGTCGCGCGCACTGGCCTCGGCGGCCCGGACGCCCGACGACTACCTCTCCGTCTACTCCCACCTCCTGCGGCAGGCGAGCGAACCGGTGATCCTGCACTGGCTGGGCCCGATGTTCGACCCGGCGCTGGAGGGTTACTGGGGTTTTGCCGATCTCGACGCGGCCACGTCGGTCCTGCTCGACGTCGTCGCCGCCCACCCCGACAAGGTCGACGGCATCAAGATCTCGCTGCTGGACGCGCAGAGCGAGATCGACCTGCGCCGCCGCCTCCCTCAGGGCGTCCGCTGCTACACCGGCGACGACTTCAACTACCCGGAACTGATCGCGGGCGACGAGCGGGGCTTCAGCCACGCGCTGCTCGGGATCTTCGACCCGCTCGGCCCGCTGGCCGCTCAGGCGGTACGGATCCTCGACACCGGCGATGTCGCAGGGTTCCGCAAACTGCTCGACCCGACGGTCGAGCTGTCCCGCCATCTGTTCGAGACGCCGACCCGCTTCTACAAGACGGGCGTCGTGCTGCTCGCCTGGCTGGCCGGGCACCAGTCGCACTTCACGATGGTGGGCGGCCTGCAGTCGGCCCGCTCGCTGCCGCACTTGTGCCGGGCGTACGAACTGGCCGACGGCCTCGGCCTGTTCCCCGACCCGGGCATGGCCGAGACGCGTATGAAGTCCTTGCTGACGATGTACGGAGTCGCACAGTGA
- a CDS encoding Gfo/Idh/MocA family protein produces the protein MTRRTVRIAMNGVTGRMGYRQHLVRSLLAIREQGGLDLGGGEVLWPEPVLVGRREHALREIAERHGLAHISTDLDAVLADDSIDVYFDAQVTSARVDAIKQAIAAGKHVYTEKPTATDLAGALELARLAESAGIKHGVVQDKIFLPGMLKLKRLVVGGFFGQILSVRGEFGYWVFEGHWQEAQRPSWNYRAEDGGGIVVDMFPHWEYVLHELFGRVTSVTAQAATHIPQRWDERGKPYAATAEDAAYGIFQLEGGAVAQINSSWAVRVMRDELVEFQVDGTHGSAVAGLRRCRAQHRSATPKPVWNPDLPATESFRDQWQEVPDNGEFENGFKAQWELFLRHVALGEPYHWDLLAGARGVQLAELGLKSSAEGRRLEVPELSL, from the coding sequence GTGACACGCAGGACAGTGCGGATCGCCATGAACGGCGTCACGGGGCGGATGGGGTACCGCCAGCACCTGGTGCGCTCCCTCCTCGCGATCCGCGAACAGGGCGGCCTCGACCTCGGGGGCGGCGAGGTCCTGTGGCCCGAGCCCGTCCTCGTCGGCCGCCGTGAGCACGCGCTGCGCGAGATCGCGGAGCGGCACGGCCTCGCGCACATCTCCACCGACCTCGACGCCGTGCTCGCCGACGACAGCATCGACGTCTACTTCGACGCGCAGGTCACCTCCGCCCGCGTCGACGCGATCAAGCAGGCCATCGCCGCGGGCAAGCACGTCTACACCGAGAAGCCGACCGCGACCGACCTCGCCGGCGCGCTGGAGCTCGCCCGCCTCGCCGAGTCCGCCGGCATCAAGCACGGAGTCGTCCAGGACAAGATCTTCCTGCCGGGCATGCTGAAGCTGAAGCGCCTCGTCGTCGGCGGCTTCTTCGGCCAGATCCTGTCCGTGCGCGGGGAGTTCGGCTACTGGGTCTTCGAGGGCCACTGGCAGGAGGCACAGCGCCCGAGCTGGAACTACCGCGCCGAGGACGGCGGCGGCATCGTCGTCGACATGTTCCCGCACTGGGAGTACGTACTGCACGAGCTGTTCGGCCGGGTCACGTCCGTCACCGCGCAGGCCGCCACGCACATCCCGCAGCGCTGGGACGAGCGCGGCAAGCCGTACGCCGCGACCGCCGAGGACGCCGCGTACGGCATCTTCCAGCTGGAAGGCGGCGCCGTCGCCCAGATCAACTCCTCGTGGGCGGTACGGGTGATGCGCGACGAACTCGTGGAATTCCAGGTCGACGGCACCCACGGCTCGGCGGTCGCGGGCCTGCGCCGCTGCCGCGCCCAGCACCGCTCCGCCACCCCCAAGCCGGTGTGGAACCCGGATCTGCCCGCCACCGAGTCCTTCCGCGACCAGTGGCAGGAGGTGCCGGACAACGGGGAGTTCGAGAACGGCTTCAAGGCGCAGTGGGAGCTGTTCCTGCGCCATGTCGCGCTCGGCGAGCCGTACCACTGGGACCTGCTGGCGGGCGCGCGCGGCGTGCAGCTCGCCGAGCTGGGCCTGAAGTCCTCGGCCGAGGGCCGGCGCCTCGAGGTGCCGGAGCTTTCGCTGTGA
- a CDS encoding helix-turn-helix transcriptional regulator: MEKSRQPRTPREKYGEELRLRRIATGLTQEGLGEQVVCSPTLSHFEAGRRLPKPDDAQRIDRALGTDGFFARWLEDLETKYADHFAAVEELEQQATLIQQFALSLVPGLLQTDGYARALFRAYRPNHRAEELDRAVVIRTERARILDDVLNPVLWTVLDEAVLRRQVGGPRVMTEQLRKIADMAEAGRVRLHVLPFGAGAHALQESLLTLLSFKDSAPVAYAEGLFTGHLMDDPALVNASQTAYALALSDAMSQKESLALVRAAAEEHDHGQQ; the protein is encoded by the coding sequence TTGGAGAAGAGTCGTCAGCCGCGAACGCCGCGCGAGAAGTACGGCGAGGAGCTGAGACTGCGGCGGATCGCGACGGGCCTGACCCAGGAGGGGCTGGGCGAGCAGGTCGTCTGCTCGCCCACACTCAGCCACTTCGAGGCTGGGCGGCGGCTGCCCAAACCGGATGACGCCCAGCGCATCGACCGCGCCCTGGGCACGGACGGGTTCTTCGCCCGCTGGCTTGAGGACCTGGAGACGAAGTACGCCGACCACTTCGCGGCGGTGGAGGAACTGGAACAACAAGCCACGCTGATCCAGCAGTTCGCGCTGTCTTTGGTCCCCGGTCTGCTCCAGACGGACGGCTACGCACGTGCACTGTTCCGTGCCTACCGGCCCAACCATCGGGCGGAGGAACTTGACAGAGCCGTTGTCATTCGAACAGAGCGTGCCCGGATTCTCGACGACGTGTTGAACCCTGTTCTGTGGACCGTGCTGGACGAGGCGGTGCTCCGACGCCAGGTCGGCGGGCCGCGGGTCATGACAGAACAGCTGCGCAAGATCGCGGACATGGCGGAGGCGGGGCGGGTGAGGCTGCATGTGCTGCCGTTCGGGGCGGGTGCGCATGCGCTGCAGGAGAGCCTCCTCACCCTGCTGAGCTTCAAGGACTCGGCGCCAGTGGCGTACGCCGAAGGGCTATTCACCGGGCACTTGATGGACGATCCGGCTCTGGTGAACGCCAGTCAGACCGCCTACGCTCTTGCGCTGAGCGATGCGATGTCGCAAAAGGAGTCACTGGCCCTTGTCCGGGCCGCAGCGGAGGAACACGACCATGGTCAGCAGTGA